In a genomic window of Styela clava chromosome 11, kaStyClav1.hap1.2, whole genome shotgun sequence:
- the LOC120347887 gene encoding jeltraxin-like produces MMQGCVCEEGFGFSSPGSNACTSCPQTSYTFPLRSTADYVVVDYDPPQLSQVSLCMVISPSTTAGEGLKGAIFSYATPVNANSFTIHFDTTTRHTIYFNHPSSTQRSINIEVTQATHICFLISKPDQYLKMYKDGSLFATRTYTDTDPLPDLTGSLIIGQEQDSVGSGFSTNQAFEGQVENLMLWERILSTTEILDMAGDKCVCSGDFDLALTSDVVTVNGNVVTSYPTC; encoded by the exons ATGATGCAAGGATGTGTGTGCGAAGAAGGATTTGGGTTCAGTTCTCCAGGCTCAAATGCTTGTACGA GTTGCCCTCAAACTTCCTACACATTTCCACTGAGATCTACAGCGGATTACGTCGTTGTCGATTACGATCCACCACAATTATCACAAGTATCCTTGTGTATGGTGATATCGCCATCGACCACAGCAGGCGAAGGACTAAAAGGAGCTATTTTTAGTTATGCAACACCAGTTAACGCCAATTCTTTCACAATACATTTTGATACAACAACTAGACATACAATTTACTTCAATCATCCTTCAAGCACGCAGAGAAGCATTAATATCGAAGTGACCCAAGCAACTCATATATGCTTCCTCATTTCTAAGCCAgaccaatatttaaaaatgtacaAGGATGGGTCTTTGTTTGCTACACGTACATACACCGACACCGACCCTCTTCCAGATCTAACAGGATCGTTAATAATAGGACAAGAACAGGACAGTGTCGGAAGTGGATTTTCAACCAATCAAGCATTTGAAGGCCAAGTAGAGAACCTTATGTTATGGGAGCGGATATTAAGCACCACAGAAATCTTAGATATGGCAGGTGACAAATGCGTGTGCTCTGGAGACTTTGATCTTGCCCTAACATCTGACGTTGTAACAGTGAACGGAAATGTTGTTACTTCTTATCCTACTTGTTAA
- the LOC120347549 gene encoding phenylalanine--tRNA ligase, mitochondrial-like, whose product MAKYFDKLFHLTPSIRRQGSRCISSFGSTNYSYTRSSRYKIKNRNVSNYAINKNNSVLVTFESCNWTCTKSYATDHKLKNSNELNNNNWINGVMYKQDTWTNITPKILSLINRNLHLQKDHPICLIKEVIIKHFYEKYVRSRQRPIFSVYDNLSPVVSPYQNFDSMLIPKDHISRRKSDNYYINSSTMLRAHTSAHEAELIRSGLDAFLVVGDCYRRDEIDTSHYPAFHQLEGVRLFSYHDVFENAEGDTSGLSLFEDGVEAADKQDCHTLEASKIVELALKQTLEDCMQNLFGKDIERRWVDAYFPFTHPSFELEVKYEGEWMEVLGCGVLRQDILNKAGANEKMGWAFGLGLERLAMKLFDISDIRYFWSNNEVFLSQFRNKESIKDLKFKPYLSKHPALFNDISFWIPEQFHPSDFYDIVRTIGGDLVENVVLHDDFVHPKSGRRSHCYRLFYRHVSRTLSHDEVSEVQKEIREKLIEHWNVEGRW is encoded by the exons ATggctaaatattttgataaactgTTTCATTTAACACCGTCTATAAGAAGGCAGGGTAGCAGATGCATTTCTTCATTTGGAAGCACAAACTATTCATACACAAGAAGTTcgagatataaaataaaaaatcgaaATGTTTCTAACTACGcaatcaataaaaataactCAGTTTTGGTAACCTTTGAGTCATGTAATTGGACTTGTACAAAATCATATGCAACAGATCATAAGCTGAAGAACTCAAATGAGTTGAACAATAATAATTGGATTAATGGTGTTATGTACAAACAAGACACATGGACAAATATTACTCCTAAAATATTATCTCTGATCAATAGAAATTTACATCTTCAGAAGGATCATCCAATTTGTTTAATAAAAGAG GTCATCATCAagcatttttatgaaaaatatgtgaGATCACGACAGAGACCAATATTTTCAGTGTATGACAATTTATCACCTGTGGTATCGCCTTATCAAAACTTCGACAGTATGCTTATACCAAAAG aTCATATCAGTCGAAGGAAGTCTGACAACTATTATATAAATTCATCGACCATGTTGCGTGCTCACACATCAGCTCATGAAGCTGAATTAATTCGATCTGGACTTGATGCCTTTCTTGTTGTTGGTGATTGTTACAGAAGAGATGAAATTGATACTTCTCATTATCCTGCATTTCATCAATTAGAAGGAGTTAGATTATTTTCATATCATGAT gTATTTGAGAATGCAGAAGGTGATACCAGTGGTTTATCTTTGTTTGAAGATGGAGTGGAAGCAGCTGATAAACAAGATTGTCACACACTTGAGGCGTCAAAGATTGTTGAATTAGCACTAAAACAAACATTGGAAGATTGCATGCAGAATTTGTTTGGGAAAG ATATTGAGAGGAGATGGGTTGATGCATATTTCCCGTTCACTCATCCTTCCTTtgaattagaagtcaaatatgaAGGAGAATGGATGGAAGTTTTAGGATGCGGTGTTTTGAGACAGGATATATTGAATAAAG CAGGGGCAAATGAAAAAATGGGATGGGCATTTGGTCTAGGATTAGAACGGCTTGCGAtgaaattatttgatatttctGATATTCGTTATTTTTGGAGCAATAATGAAGTGTTTTTGAGTCAGTTTCGGAACAAAGAAAGTATAAAAGACTTGAAATTTAAG ccaTATCTAAGCAAGCATCCTGCTTTGTTCAATGATATTTCATTCTGGATTCCTGAACAATTCCATCCATCGGATTTCTATGATATCGTTCGAACCATTGGTGGTGATCTTGTAGAGAATGTGGTTTTACATGATGACTTTGTTCATCCGAA ATCTGGAAGACGAAGCCACTGTTACAGACTTTTTTATCGACATGTGTCTAGAACTTTATCACATGATGAAGTATCGGAAGTGCAGAAAGAAATACGAGAAAAACTTATTGAACATTGGAATGTTGAAGGACGTTGGTGA
- the LOC120347550 gene encoding coiled-coil domain-containing protein 25-like — protein MVFYFTSNISGTPYTIYMGLDKHENEDLIKYGWPEDVWFHVDKLSSAHVYLRLKPSEDLDSVPYEVIQDCAQLVKANSIQGNKLNNIQMVYTFWSNLKKTGDMAVGQVGFHNSKEVRLIKVEKRINDVVNRLNKTKVENFPDLREAKEDRDRQERNEAKKIMKEQQEKEKQEILKMKQEKALRSYDSLFDDVEMKTNANNDDDSDDFM, from the exons ATGGTGTTCTATTTTACCAGTAATATTTCTGGTACACCTTATACAATTTATATGGGATTGGATAAACATGAAAACGAAGATCTTATTAAATATGGATGGCCGGAAGACGTCTGGTTTCACGTTGACAAATTGTCATCTGCTCACGTTTATCTGCGTTTGAAGCCGAGCGAAGACCTAGATTCGGTGCCATATGAGGTCATTCAGGATTGTGCTCAACTTGTTAAAGCTAATAGTATTCAAGGGAATAAATTGAACAATATTCAG ATGGTATATACATTTtggtcaaatttgaaaaaaactgGTGACATGGCGGTTGGACAAGTTGGATTCCACAATTCGAAAGAAGTTCGGTTAATTAAAGTTGAAAAACGGATAAATGATGTTGTAAATAGACTAAACAAAACTAAAGTGGAAAATTTTCCGGATTTGAGAGAAGCAAAAGAAGATAGGGACAGGCAAGAAAGAAATGaagcaaaaaaaataatgaaagaacagcaagaaaaagaaaaacaggaaatattgaaaatgaaacaaGAAAAAGCTCTTCGTTCTTATGATTCTTTATTTGATGATGTAGAAATGAAAACTAATGCAAATAATGATGACGATTCTGATGATTTTATGTAA
- the LOC120347459 gene encoding sugar phosphate exchanger 3-like — MWSHHQIVAFVLTYCVYTIFHASRKAYSDSKDSFSKEWTPLSCNLSWPCPRPEEIWEDRQLFSSYASAEPFLGLLDSLFLVSYAIGMYFTSFLADRVELRKALAIAMFLSGILLFCFGVLTQMLHFYNKGFYISMWILQGIIQSVGWPTCVAVVGNWFGKSGRGLVFGIWASCASVGNVIGNVITSSVINYGYEYAFLTISVMMLGGGLVVVFGLVNTPLEVGLPPPVETESLDRRTLDDEDSQPLEDDFNSEDDMNVPTNAILETVDKDNALTNTTLENENTEIAMLSNSHQKESQPLSFLNALFLPGVIPYSLSFACLKLVNYAFLFWLPYYLTNHFQWDDSLASSVSTWYDVGGIAGGIIAGVLSDVFKTRSLVLFFMLLGSPFALWGYKSSPNDVVINSILMSIVGFLINGVSNILSSAIAVDIAKREAVGEHSLATVTGIIDGTGSLGAAIGQYLVAVIQSNYGWNWVFNLFIISNVTSLICLFPIFYNDFVKHSACANRLFERLLSFRSSYRRIDEN; from the coding sequence ATGTGGTCACATCATCAAATTGTGGCATTTGTTCTAACATATTGTGTgtatacaatatttcatgcatcAAGAAAGGCTTACAGTGATTCTAAAGATTCATTTTCAAAAGAATGGACTCCACTATCATGTAATTTATCATGGCCTTGCCCAAGGCCTGAAGAAATATGGGAGGACAGACAATTGTTCTCAAGCTATGCATCAGCAGAACCCTTTCTTGGGCTCTTGGATTCTTTATTTTTAGTCTCCTATGCTATTGGAATGTATTTTACAAGCTTTCTTGCTGACAGAGTGGAACTGCGAAAAGCATTGGCCATAGCAATGTTTTTATCTGGcatacttttattttgttttggagTTTTAACTCAAATGTTACACTTTTACAATAAAGGATTTTACATATCCATGTGGATTTTACAGGGAATTATACAATCAGTTGGTTGGCCAACTTGTGTCGCAGTTGTTGGCAATTGGTTTGGTAAATCTGGGAGAGGCCTTGTGTTTGGAATTTGGGCATCATGTGCATCGGTTGGTAATGTTATTGGAAATGTCATCACATCTTCAGTTATTAATTATGGTTATGAATATGCATTTCTTACCATATCTGTTATGATGTTGGGTGGAGGACTGGTCGTGGTGTTCGGCCTTGTGAATACACCACTTGAAGTAGGTCTTCCTCCACCGGTTGAGACAGAATCTTTGGATAGAAGAACTCTAGATGATGAAGATTCCCAACCTCTTGAAGATGATTTCAATTCTGAAGACGACATGAATGTACCTACTAATGCAATTTTGGAGACTGTAGATAAAGACAATGCACTTACAAATACCACATTGGAAAATGAAAACACTGAAATTGCAATGTTGTCTAATAGTCATCAAAAGGAATCTCAACCATTGTCTTTTCTAAATGCTCTATTCTTACCTGGAGTTATACCTTATTCTCTCAGCTTCGCGTGCTTGAAATTAGTCAACTATGCATTTCTTTTCTGGCTACCGTATTATTTAACCAATCATTTCCAGTGGGATGATTCACTTGCATCTAGTGTCTCCACATGGTATGATGTTGGAGGAATAGCTGGTGGAATTATTGCAGGTGTACTGTCAGATGTTTTCAAAACTCGAAGcttagttttatttttcatgctTCTTGGTTCGCCTTTTGCATTGTGGGGATATAAATCATCGCCAAACGATGTTGTCATTAACAGTATATTGATGTCCATCGTTGGATTCTTAATCAATGgtgtatcaaatattttatcttctGCAATTGCTGTAGATATCGCAAAACGGGAAGCTGTTGGTGAACACTCTCTAGCAACTGTAACAGGGATTATAGATGGAACTGGAAGCCTTGGTGCAGCAATTGGTCAATACCTTGTAGCAGTTATACAATCAAATTATGGTTGGAATTGggttttcaatttgtttattatttccaATGTAACAAGCTTGATATgcctttttccaattttttataaTGATTTTGTGAAGCATTCTGCTTGTGCCAATCGTTTATTTGAAAGGTTACTCTCATTTCGTTCAAGCTATCGAAGAATTGATGAAAACTAG